In Anabaena sphaerica FACHB-251, the DNA window GACAAGCACCAAATCACTGAGGAGCCGTGTGAAGTTAACGTTTCATGCACGGTTTTGTAGCCGAGTCAGGAGGGTGACTTCCTGGCTTAGGCATCCATATAGCTAATAAGCAAAAAAGGGGGGTCGATAAATACTAATTGTGTTTATCAGACCCCCCTTTCAGAGTTTGCTCATTAGTTATAAAATTTTAAATAGCTAATCCGTTAATAGTTATGTGTGCAGACGAGTGAAAGTGCCACATAAATTAGATTTACTATTGTTTCATATATTTTAGCAGGTTATTTATTTTCGTCTAGGGATAAATAGCAGTAAATAAATAGTGTTTTTTAAAAAAACATGGTTAAGTTTTATGAAGTAGCGAATACATTGTGTATTTTGACTACGTTATGGCTTATAAGCAAATGTTGATCGCTCATTCTTTGAGCAGAGAATTATGCGATTGCGCTCTCGCGCAATGCCGGAGGCAATCACTTTAAGGCTGCTCCTTCAAAGCATCGCAAAAAAGCAGTAGTACGTTAAATCAAGGTTTTAAATTTTGCGTTGCCAAAAGTGACGAAAGAAGGATAATTAAAATATTTTTTATTAACTATTGCATAACCATATCTTTACTTATTGCTATAAGGGTATATGGTAAACATTTATGCTATAAGAATTTTTCTGGTTTATTAATTAGTATGGAATCGAATCATCAAGTAAAACTAAACCGTCGTCGGTTTTTGTTAAATTCAGCGATGACAGCAGGTGGCATTATTACTACAAATGTTGTTTCCAAATCACGAGTTTTTGCCCAAGCACCTGGTATTATTACCTCTGATAAGATGCGTCCTGCCATACCCTATGGCATAGCTAGTGGAGATATCACGAATAATAATGTTGTGATTTGGAGTAAGAGCGATCGCCCGTCCAGAATGATCGTAGAATATTCCACTAGCCCATCTTTTATCAATGTACAGCGTGTTTTGGGACCACAGGCTTTAGAATCTAGTGACTTTACAGCCAGATTGAATCTCAGAAATCTGCCACCAAATCAACAAATATTTTATCGGGTGTTATTTCAAGATTTAGATTATCAAGACACCTACAGCGAACCTGTAAAAGGCAGTTTCCACACTCCCGCTAACACTGGGCGAGATATCTGCTTTGTTTGGGGTGGAGATACCGCTGGTCAAGGATGGGGTATAAATCCCAAATTCGGTGGGATGAAAATTTACGAAACCATGCGCCAAATGAACCCTGACTTTTTCGTTCACTGTGGCGACATTATCTATGCTGATGGCCCCATTGTTGCCGAAAGAAATCTGGATGATGGCACAATTTGGCGCAACATTACCACAGAAGAAAAATCTAAAGTTGCAGAAACACTGAAAGAATTTCGTGGTAACTATCAATACAATTTGATAGATGAAAACGTCAAACGTTTTAATGCTGAAGTTCCCATGCTGGCACAATGGGATGACCACGAAGTTACAAATAATTGGTATCCAGGGGAATTCCTCAATGATGACCGCTACACAGTTAAGGATGTGAACTTATTAGCACAACGGGCAAGACAAGCATTTTTAGAATATATGCCCATTGACTATACAACAAATAATCTGGAACAAGCCAAAATTTATCGTTCCTTTAACTATAGCCCCTTGTTAGATATTTTCATGTTAGATGAACGTAGCTACAGAGGGCGAAATACTCCCAATAATCAACCAGTACCCGGACTAGACACCGATATGCTGGGTAGCAAACAGGTACAATGGATCAAACAGCAATTACTCACATCCAAAGCTACATGGAAAGTCATTTCCAGTGATATGCCTTTAGGACTGATAGTGCGAGATGGCAGTACAGACTTTGAGGCTTGGGCTAACGCGGACAATGGTGTACCTTTAGGAAGGGAATTAGAACTAGCCGATTTACTCCAATTTATCAAACGCAGAAATATCAAAAACGTTGTGTGGATAACTGCTGATGTCCACTATGCAGCCGCCCACTACTACGACCCCAACAAAGCCCAGTTTCAAGACTTCAAACCTTTCTGGGAGTTTGTCGCCGGGCCTCTCAACGCTGGGACATTTGGGCCAAATCAATTAGAAAATACTTTTGGACCGCAATTGATATTCCAAAGTCTTCCTCCCAATACAGCACCAAATCGCCCCCCAAGCGTAGGTTTACAATTCTTTGGTGCAGTTAAAATAGATTCTGTGACAAAAGTGATGACTGTATCACTACGTAACTTGGTAGGAGAAACTGTTTATAGTGTAGATTTGCCACCGGAAGCTTAATTTTGAAAATCTTAGCAACATTTCGCCAGTTAGATGGAATAAATCTGTCTGCTGGCGAAATGTTGTTTATTGGCTGTATTTTTTGACTACTTGGGGCTAAATGAGCAGCCATGCAGAAAGTTACGATAAGGACTTGATAACCTGTTAGTCCTTTTCGAGGGGTTGTACAAAAAACCCCTGAAAGGGTACTCCCCTCTCGCGCAATTATGGAGTTTAGCGAAGGGTATTTCCAAAACTTTAAGGACTGCTTAC includes these proteins:
- a CDS encoding alkaline phosphatase D family protein, whose amino-acid sequence is MESNHQVKLNRRRFLLNSAMTAGGIITTNVVSKSRVFAQAPGIITSDKMRPAIPYGIASGDITNNNVVIWSKSDRPSRMIVEYSTSPSFINVQRVLGPQALESSDFTARLNLRNLPPNQQIFYRVLFQDLDYQDTYSEPVKGSFHTPANTGRDICFVWGGDTAGQGWGINPKFGGMKIYETMRQMNPDFFVHCGDIIYADGPIVAERNLDDGTIWRNITTEEKSKVAETLKEFRGNYQYNLIDENVKRFNAEVPMLAQWDDHEVTNNWYPGEFLNDDRYTVKDVNLLAQRARQAFLEYMPIDYTTNNLEQAKIYRSFNYSPLLDIFMLDERSYRGRNTPNNQPVPGLDTDMLGSKQVQWIKQQLLTSKATWKVISSDMPLGLIVRDGSTDFEAWANADNGVPLGRELELADLLQFIKRRNIKNVVWITADVHYAAAHYYDPNKAQFQDFKPFWEFVAGPLNAGTFGPNQLENTFGPQLIFQSLPPNTAPNRPPSVGLQFFGAVKIDSVTKVMTVSLRNLVGETVYSVDLPPEA